One genomic window of Psychrobacter cibarius includes the following:
- the rpsM gene encoding 30S ribosomal protein S13: protein MARIAGVNIPDNKHAVISLTYIFGVGRTTAQKILEAVGIAPTTKVSQLDDTQLDAIRAQVANYMTEGDLRREVSMNIKRLVDLGCYRGIRHRRNLPVRGQNTKNNARTRKGPTRPLKR from the coding sequence ATGGCTCGTATTGCCGGCGTAAACATTCCGGATAATAAGCATGCTGTTATTTCACTAACTTACATCTTTGGTGTAGGTCGTACCACTGCTCAGAAAATCTTAGAAGCAGTTGGCATTGCCCCTACTACTAAAGTTAGTCAGTTAGATGATACACAGTTAGATGCTATCCGTGCACAAGTTGCAAATTACATGACTGAAGGTGATCTTCGTCGTGAAGTGTCAATGAATATCAAGCGTTTAGTTGATCTTGGTTGTTACCGTGGCATCCGTCATCGTCGTAACCTACCAGTTAGAGGTCAGAATACTAAGAACAACGCTCGTACTCGTAAGGGTCCGACACGCCCTCTCAAAAGATAA
- a CDS encoding L-threonylcarbamoyladenylate synthase, with product MQVFYIHPENPQPRLIEQVADLLRKDQLIIYPTDTSYAFGCRLGAKDALDKLKQIRELDDKHQFTLLCRDLSEIANYAVVDNIQFKQLKALTPAPITFILNATKDVPKKLAHAKKKTIGIRVPSNPIAQALLEAMDEPILTSSLILPNRDDILDDPFEIEDLLGNQIDGLINAGVKTTKLTTIVDMTGSQPEIIRQGAADVDSLLR from the coding sequence ATGCAAGTATTTTATATTCATCCAGAAAATCCACAGCCACGTCTGATTGAGCAAGTGGCGGATCTGTTACGTAAAGACCAGCTCATTATCTACCCTACCGATACCAGCTATGCTTTTGGTTGTCGCTTAGGAGCAAAGGATGCACTCGATAAGCTCAAACAAATTCGTGAACTTGATGATAAACACCAGTTTACCTTACTGTGCCGTGACTTAAGCGAAATTGCCAACTATGCTGTAGTAGACAATATACAATTTAAACAGCTCAAAGCACTTACTCCTGCGCCCATCACCTTTATCCTCAATGCCACAAAAGACGTACCAAAAAAATTGGCACATGCGAAGAAAAAAACCATCGGTATTCGAGTACCTAGCAACCCTATTGCGCAAGCGCTTTTAGAGGCCATGGATGAACCTATCTTAACCAGTTCATTAATACTTCCTAACCGTGATGACATACTAGATGATCCCTTTGAGATTGAGGATTTATTAGGCAATCAAATCGACGGTTTGATAAATGCAGGTGTAAAGACCACTAAACTAACTACTATCGTTGATATGACTGGTAGCCAGCCTGAAATTATCAGACAAGGTGCCGCGGATGTAGATTCACTACTACGCTAA
- a CDS encoding elongation factor P hydroxylase codes for MNVFNDKPNFSNLLSPLEAKILLQRLTTLTSSVNTSSTDSWNLNNNQCLEDVKSEWQMLERLAAIKGTPSLVDKYEQAATDWLIQLFNNLFAHQNVTLVRGQGEPEYFPAQNNEPARIEFAHGFFASALHELSHWCVAGEARRRLPDFGYWYAPDGRTAAQQQAFERVEIKPQALECLFTLACERSFEVSQDNLFADFDTSNSTFANDVYRQVQQYIAKPNILPPDAKTLLHALLSVSIADLE; via the coding sequence ATGAATGTGTTTAATGATAAACCTAACTTCTCGAACCTACTTTCTCCACTTGAAGCAAAGATACTATTGCAACGTCTCACTACTTTAACCAGTAGTGTGAATACCTCTTCCACTGACTCGTGGAACCTTAACAACAATCAGTGCTTAGAGGATGTAAAAAGTGAATGGCAAATGTTAGAAAGGTTAGCTGCTATCAAAGGCACTCCATCATTGGTTGATAAATACGAGCAAGCGGCTACTGATTGGCTCATCCAATTATTCAATAATTTATTCGCTCATCAAAACGTTACATTGGTTCGTGGACAAGGAGAACCAGAGTACTTTCCAGCACAAAATAACGAACCCGCAAGAATTGAATTCGCTCATGGATTTTTTGCTAGTGCGTTGCATGAGCTAAGCCATTGGTGTGTGGCTGGAGAGGCTCGTAGACGTTTGCCTGACTTTGGCTACTGGTACGCACCAGATGGGCGTACCGCCGCTCAGCAGCAAGCATTTGAGCGCGTAGAGATTAAACCACAAGCGTTAGAGTGTTTATTTACTCTCGCTTGCGAACGATCATTTGAGGTGTCACAAGATAATTTGTTTGCTGACTTTGATACGAGCAATAGTACATTCGCAAACGACGTCTACCGACAAGTGCAACAATACATCGCTAAGCCCAATATATTGCCACCTGATGCTAAGACTTTATTACACGCTTTACTCAGTGTCTCTATAGCTGATCTAGAGTAA
- a CDS encoding YceD family protein, with protein sequence MSSTPESKPSAGYADNKKAPLSTSMPESISLDKWADTGYEWTGEVEPSAFKRLAAILATEHEQANISLNANLYRRNNVLHLAFTLTGEVWLTCQRCLQPVAIDLSDDYNIVLLEDESQARSINDEQDYLLLDEIITEPAPELLLPFKKLVEDEILLKTPMSPKHDDCEMTVEQFGEIPEEEESENPFAALASLKGKL encoded by the coding sequence ATGTCAAGCACTCCAGAAAGTAAACCGTCAGCAGGTTATGCTGATAATAAAAAAGCGCCTTTATCTACTAGTATGCCTGAATCTATTTCTTTGGATAAATGGGCAGATACTGGATATGAATGGACAGGAGAGGTAGAGCCAAGCGCTTTCAAACGTCTTGCTGCTATCTTAGCCACCGAACATGAACAAGCAAATATCTCGCTTAATGCCAATCTGTATCGACGCAATAATGTCTTACATTTGGCATTTACACTGACGGGTGAAGTTTGGTTAACCTGTCAGCGTTGCCTACAGCCAGTGGCTATCGATTTGTCTGATGATTATAATATTGTGCTACTAGAAGATGAGAGCCAAGCACGTTCAATCAATGATGAACAAGACTATTTATTACTTGATGAAATTATTACTGAGCCTGCACCAGAGCTTTTATTGCCATTCAAAAAATTGGTAGAAGATGAGATATTACTGAAGACGCCAATGTCGCCAAAACATGACGACTGTGAAATGACGGTAGAGCAATTTGGTGAGATTCCAGAAGAGGAAGAAAGCGAAAATCCTTTTGCTGCTTTAGCCTCGCTAAAAGGCAAGTTGTAA
- the secY gene encoding preprotein translocase subunit SecY, producing MSSTGIPLNPFAFIRKYDELWTRLLFLIGALVVYRLGSHIPVPGINPVNLADLFSRNENTILSMFNMFSGGALERMSIMALGIMPYISASIIVQMMSAVLPSLEALKKEGEAGRRKLNKYTRQGTLALALVQSLGMCAGLISQNLTLSSGLTFYIPAVTSLVAGAMFLMWLGEQITERGVGNGISMLIFASIVAGTPGMISQSIEQVNQGQMNLIVLFIFVLLGIAVTAGIVYIERAQRRVPVNYAQKQQQGRKIYAQQQSHLPLKLNMAGVIPAIFASSLLLFPASLGQWVGQSTDPTLTQKILQNMALVLSPGQPLYLVLFGAMIIFFCYFYTALVFSPREVAENLKRSGAYIPGIRPGQQTQRYLDHVLNRLTFIGAMYMTVICLMPMVVQSSFGVPFQLGGTSLLIMVVVVMDFISQIQAHLMTHQYHDQTLIQSPTQS from the coding sequence ATGTCATCGACTGGTATACCGCTCAATCCATTTGCATTCATACGCAAGTATGATGAATTGTGGACGCGTTTATTATTCTTAATCGGCGCATTGGTTGTTTATCGTTTAGGGTCACATATTCCAGTACCGGGTATCAATCCGGTCAACTTGGCTGATCTGTTTTCGCGCAACGAAAACACCATTTTGAGTATGTTTAACATGTTCTCAGGTGGTGCACTAGAGCGTATGTCCATTATGGCGCTCGGCATTATGCCGTATATTTCAGCATCGATTATTGTACAGATGATGTCTGCAGTATTGCCATCGCTTGAAGCCCTCAAAAAAGAAGGCGAAGCGGGACGACGTAAGTTGAACAAGTATACCCGTCAAGGGACACTTGCTTTAGCCCTAGTACAGTCATTAGGAATGTGTGCTGGCTTAATCAGTCAAAATCTTACCTTATCTTCTGGTCTGACCTTTTATATTCCAGCGGTTACCTCATTGGTAGCGGGCGCTATGTTCTTGATGTGGCTTGGTGAGCAGATTACAGAGCGCGGCGTAGGTAATGGTATTTCAATGCTCATTTTTGCGAGTATTGTGGCTGGTACGCCAGGTATGATTTCGCAGTCTATTGAACAGGTCAATCAAGGGCAGATGAACTTGATTGTACTGTTTATTTTTGTGCTACTAGGCATCGCGGTTACTGCTGGTATCGTTTATATTGAACGTGCTCAGCGCCGTGTTCCAGTGAACTATGCACAGAAGCAGCAACAAGGTCGTAAAATATATGCTCAGCAGCAGTCACATTTGCCGCTGAAGCTTAACATGGCAGGGGTTATTCCAGCCATTTTTGCCAGCTCGTTATTGTTGTTTCCAGCAAGTTTAGGGCAGTGGGTCGGTCAATCAACTGATCCTACCCTTACACAAAAGATACTACAGAATATGGCATTGGTGTTGTCTCCAGGACAGCCGCTATATTTGGTTCTGTTTGGCGCGATGATTATTTTCTTCTGTTACTTCTATACGGCATTGGTATTTAGTCCACGTGAAGTAGCTGAAAACCTTAAACGTAGTGGTGCGTATATCCCAGGTATTCGCCCCGGACAACAAACTCAGCGTTACCTAGATCATGTATTAAACCGACTGACCTTTATTGGCGCGATGTATATGACGGTTATTTGTTTAATGCCAATGGTCGTCCAGTCATCGTTTGGTGTACCGTTTCAACTCGGTGGTACGTCTTTACTGATTATGGTGGTTGTGGTAATGGACTTCATTTCGCAAATCCAGGCGCATTTGATGACCCATCAATATCATGATCAGACGTTAATTCAATCGCCCACTCAATCTTAA
- the rpsE gene encoding 30S ribosomal protein S5, giving the protein MARNDKNDKNEQTDGLVERLVTVDRVAKVVKGGRIFSFTALTVVGDGNGRVGFGRGKAREVPAAIQKALEAAKRNMITVELNDATLYHPIKARHGASKVYMQPASEGTGVIAGGAMRAVLEVAGVKDVLTKCYGSTNTANVVRATFNGLRDMSTPEKMAAKRGKSVDEILG; this is encoded by the coding sequence ATGGCTAGAAATGATAAAAATGATAAAAATGAACAGACTGACGGTCTAGTAGAACGCTTAGTTACCGTTGATCGCGTTGCAAAAGTTGTTAAAGGTGGTCGTATTTTCTCTTTCACTGCATTGACTGTAGTGGGCGATGGCAATGGTCGTGTTGGTTTTGGTCGCGGTAAAGCACGTGAAGTGCCAGCTGCTATCCAAAAAGCACTAGAAGCTGCCAAACGTAATATGATTACTGTTGAGCTTAATGATGCAACTTTGTATCATCCGATCAAAGCACGTCATGGTGCTAGTAAAGTTTATATGCAGCCTGCATCTGAAGGTACTGGCGTAATCGCTGGTGGCGCAATGCGTGCTGTATTAGAAGTTGCTGGTGTCAAAGATGTTTTGACTAAATGTTATGGTTCTACCAATACTGCTAACGTTGTTCGCGCAACGTTTAACGGTTTACGTGATATGTCAACTCCAGAGAAGATGGCAGCAAAACGTGGTAAATCTGTAGACGAAATCTTGGGTTAA
- the rpmJ gene encoding 50S ribosomal protein L36, producing MKVQASVKKICGSCKVVRRKGRVHIICTAEPRHKQRQG from the coding sequence ATGAAAGTTCAAGCATCAGTTAAAAAGATTTGTGGTAGCTGTAAAGTTGTGCGCCGTAAAGGCCGTGTACATATCATCTGTACAGCAGAACCTCGCCACAAGCAACGTCAAGGTTAA
- the rplF gene encoding 50S ribosomal protein L6, translating to MSRVAKAPVTLPNGVSVTLNDRQVEVKGKNGILSLRLHELVELKQEDDAIIFSPTVDSKEAMMHTGTMRALVNNYVKGVNEGFEKRLQLIGVGYRAQVAGNKVTLNVGYSHPVEYTLPEGVSAETPTQTEIVLKSNNKQQLGQAAANIRGFRPPEPYKGKGIRYSDEHVIRKEAKKK from the coding sequence ATGTCTCGTGTGGCTAAAGCCCCAGTGACACTGCCAAACGGCGTAAGTGTTACTTTGAACGATCGGCAGGTCGAAGTGAAAGGCAAGAACGGCATTTTGTCTTTACGCCTGCATGAATTGGTCGAGCTGAAACAGGAAGATGATGCGATCATTTTCTCACCTACAGTCGATTCAAAAGAAGCTATGATGCACACTGGCACCATGCGCGCTCTTGTTAACAACTATGTTAAAGGCGTGAATGAAGGCTTTGAAAAGCGTCTTCAGTTAATTGGTGTTGGTTATCGCGCACAAGTTGCTGGTAATAAGGTAACTTTGAACGTTGGTTACTCTCATCCAGTAGAATATACGTTGCCTGAAGGTGTGTCAGCTGAAACCCCAACGCAAACTGAAATTGTTTTGAAATCAAACAATAAACAGCAGCTTGGTCAAGCAGCGGCTAATATCCGCGGTTTCCGCCCACCTGAGCCTTATAAAGGTAAAGGTATTCGTTATAGTGACGAGCATGTGATTCGCAAAGAAGCCAAGAAAAAATAA
- the rplE gene encoding 50S ribosomal protein L5 produces the protein MARLKSLYNEELKQQIKEELGLANVMQVPKITKITLNMGVGGASQDKKLLEGAVADMTAIAGQKPVVTKARKSVAGFKIREEWPIGCKVTLRGEQMYEFLDRLIAIAIPRIRDFRGFSPKAFDGRGNYSLGIKEQIVFPEVDFDKIDRIRGMDVTITTSAQSDEEGRALLKAFGFPFK, from the coding sequence ATGGCAAGATTAAAATCTTTATATAACGAAGAATTAAAGCAGCAAATCAAAGAAGAGCTTGGTTTGGCTAATGTGATGCAAGTGCCTAAAATCACTAAAATCACACTTAACATGGGTGTAGGCGGCGCGTCTCAAGACAAGAAATTGCTTGAAGGTGCAGTAGCTGACATGACCGCTATCGCTGGTCAAAAACCTGTCGTCACCAAAGCGCGTAAATCAGTTGCTGGCTTTAAAATTCGTGAAGAATGGCCAATTGGCTGCAAAGTAACGCTACGCGGTGAGCAAATGTACGAATTTTTAGATCGTCTCATTGCCATTGCAATTCCTCGTATTCGTGATTTCCGCGGTTTTTCACCTAAAGCCTTTGACGGACGTGGTAACTACTCATTGGGTATCAAAGAACAGATCGTATTCCCAGAAGTAGATTTTGACAAGATTGATCGTATCCGCGGTATGGATGTGACAATCACCACGTCAGCTCAATCTGATGAAGAAGGTCGCGCGTTGCTTAAAGCATTCGGCTTCCCATTTAAATAA
- the rplQ gene encoding 50S ribosomal protein L17, which yields MRHRKSGVKLGRTGSHRKAMFQNMTNSLFEHELIKTTLPKAKELRRVAEPLITMAKEDSVANRRLAFSRMRSKAMVGKLFGTLGPRYQTRPGGYLRIVKCGYRDGDNAPMAYVELVDRD from the coding sequence ATGCGCCATCGTAAGAGTGGAGTCAAGCTGGGTCGTACCGGCAGTCATCGTAAGGCAATGTTTCAGAACATGACTAACTCATTATTTGAGCATGAACTGATCAAAACAACTTTACCAAAAGCAAAAGAGTTACGTCGCGTTGCTGAGCCATTAATCACTATGGCTAAAGAAGACAGCGTTGCTAACCGTCGCTTGGCATTTAGCCGTATGCGTAGCAAAGCTATGGTAGGCAAACTATTTGGCACGTTAGGTCCTCGTTACCAGACCCGCCCAGGTGGATATTTGCGTATCGTAAAATGTGGTTACCGTGATGGTGACAATGCGCCAATGGCATATGTAGAATTGGTTGATCGCGACTAA
- the rpmF gene encoding 50S ribosomal protein L32, which translates to MAVQKSRKSRSRRDMRRSHHRMEIAEISVDATTGEKHRRHHMTKDGFYRGRQLFKVSQDA; encoded by the coding sequence ATGGCCGTTCAAAAAAGTCGTAAAAGTCGTTCTCGTCGTGACATGCGCCGTTCACATCATCGTATGGAAATCGCTGAGATAAGCGTAGATGCTACCACTGGTGAAAAACATCGTCGTCATCACATGACTAAAGATGGTTTCTACCGTGGTCGCCAGTTGTTTAAAGTTAGTCAAGACGCTTAA
- the rplR gene encoding 50S ribosomal protein L18, giving the protein MFDKKAARLRRAKKTRAHIRFLGVHRLTVTRTPKHIYAQIISPTGGEVIAQASTLDGSLRSGATGNADAATSVGQMIAERAKAAGITKVAFDRSGFKYHGRVKALAEAARENGLEF; this is encoded by the coding sequence ATGTTTGATAAAAAAGCAGCTCGTCTGCGTCGAGCTAAGAAAACCCGCGCGCATATCCGTTTCTTAGGCGTTCATCGCTTAACGGTTACTCGCACGCCAAAACATATTTATGCCCAGATTATCTCTCCTACCGGTGGTGAAGTGATTGCTCAGGCATCTACCTTAGACGGCAGCTTGCGCTCAGGCGCGACTGGTAATGCTGATGCAGCAACGTCTGTGGGCCAAATGATCGCAGAACGCGCAAAAGCAGCTGGTATCACTAAAGTTGCCTTTGACCGTAGTGGTTTTAAATATCATGGTCGAGTTAAAGCTTTAGCAGAAGCAGCTCGCGAAAACGGATTGGAGTTTTAA
- the rpsH gene encoding 30S ribosomal protein S8 encodes MSMQDTVGDMLTRIRNAQMANKVSVAMPSSKLRKSIADLLVSEGYVASAVVTEEANNKATLSIELKYFEGRAVIETIQRFSRPGLRQFRGKDAIPTVKQGMGVAIVSTSQGIMSDRAARAAGIGGEIVAFVA; translated from the coding sequence ATGAGTATGCAAGATACCGTTGGGGATATGCTAACCCGTATTCGTAACGCACAAATGGCTAACAAAGTATCGGTAGCAATGCCGAGCTCTAAATTGCGTAAATCAATTGCTGATTTGCTAGTTAGCGAAGGTTATGTGGCGAGCGCTGTTGTTACTGAAGAAGCAAACAATAAAGCAACCCTATCTATCGAATTGAAATACTTCGAAGGCCGTGCTGTCATCGAAACGATTCAACGTTTTAGCCGTCCTGGTTTGCGCCAGTTCCGCGGTAAAGACGCTATCCCTACTGTTAAGCAAGGTATGGGTGTTGCTATCGTATCAACTAGCCAAGGCATCATGAGTGATCGTGCTGCACGCGCTGCTGGTATCGGTGGTGAAATCGTCGCATTTGTAGCGTAA
- the rpmD gene encoding 50S ribosomal protein L30, giving the protein MKKMKVTQFKSGAHRLKSHKASLKGLGLRRINHTVEVEDTPSTRGMVNRVNYMVKVEEA; this is encoded by the coding sequence ATGAAAAAAATGAAAGTCACTCAATTTAAATCGGGTGCCCATCGCCTAAAGAGCCACAAAGCGAGCTTGAAAGGATTGGGTTTACGCCGTATTAATCATACTGTTGAAGTAGAAGATACACCTTCAACACGTGGTATGGTCAATCGCGTTAACTACATGGTAAAAGTGGAGGAAGCGTAA
- the rplO gene encoding 50S ribosomal protein L15 — MGLRLNELSPGVGAKKTAQRRGRGIGSGLGKTGGRGVKGQKSRSGSSIRSGFEGGQMPLYRRLPKFGFTSKMAMKTAEVRLSELNKIDGDVVSLETLKAANLIRHDMKRARIMLSGEVTKAYTFKGIKVTKGAKLAIEAAGGSIEE; from the coding sequence ATGGGTCTTAGATTAAATGAATTATCACCAGGTGTTGGCGCAAAGAAAACTGCCCAACGTCGTGGTCGTGGTATCGGTTCAGGTCTTGGTAAGACTGGTGGTCGTGGTGTAAAAGGTCAGAAATCTCGTTCAGGTTCTAGCATTCGCTCAGGATTTGAGGGTGGTCAAATGCCTTTATATCGTCGCCTACCGAAATTTGGTTTTACCAGTAAAATGGCAATGAAGACGGCTGAAGTACGTCTTTCTGAACTAAATAAAATTGATGGCGATGTGGTTAGCCTTGAAACACTTAAAGCTGCTAACCTAATCCGTCACGACATGAAGCGTGCCCGTATTATGTTGTCAGGCGAAGTCACTAAGGCTTATACCTTTAAAGGTATCAAAGTGACTAAAGGCGCTAAGCTAGCAATCGAAGCTGCTGGTGGTAGCATCGAGGAGTAG
- the rpsN gene encoding 30S ribosomal protein S14, which produces MAKKSMINRELKREKMVAKYADKRIKLKETISDMTASDETRMEAMLELQALPRNSSPVRLRNRCAITGRPHGYFRKFGLSRNMLRERVMQGDVPGVRKASW; this is translated from the coding sequence ATGGCAAAGAAGAGCATGATTAACCGCGAATTAAAGCGCGAAAAAATGGTTGCTAAGTACGCTGATAAGCGTATCAAGCTAAAAGAAACTATCAGTGATATGACTGCAAGTGACGAAACTCGTATGGAAGCGATGCTAGAGCTACAAGCTCTTCCACGCAATTCATCGCCAGTACGTCTGCGCAATCGTTGTGCTATCACCGGTCGTCCTCACGGTTACTTCCGCAAGTTTGGCTTATCACGCAATATGCTGCGTGAGCGTGTCATGCAAGGCGATGTGCCTGGTGTTCGTAAAGCAAGCTGGTAA
- the rpsD gene encoding 30S ribosomal protein S4, whose translation MARYIGPKLKLSRREGTDLGLKSGVKPYDVKTKKAGRPPGQHGVSRNKTSEYALQLREKQKVKRIYGVLERQFANYYKEAARKRGATGENLLAMLESRLDNVVYRMGFGSTRAEARQLVSHRTVMVKKAGRDEFVRVNIPSIQLQDGDVIAIQEKSREQLRIKNAIELATQRGIPEWLDVDHSKLQGTFKQAPDRIDLPAEINESLIVELYSK comes from the coding sequence ATGGCCCGCTATATTGGACCAAAACTCAAATTATCACGTCGTGAAGGCACGGACTTAGGTCTTAAGTCTGGCGTTAAACCATACGACGTAAAAACGAAAAAAGCTGGTCGTCCACCAGGTCAACACGGTGTAAGCCGTAACAAGACCTCAGAATATGCTTTACAGCTGCGTGAAAAGCAGAAAGTTAAGCGTATTTATGGTGTACTAGAGCGTCAGTTTGCTAATTACTATAAAGAAGCTGCTCGTAAGCGCGGTGCTACTGGTGAAAACCTCTTAGCCATGCTTGAGAGCCGTCTAGATAACGTTGTTTATCGCATGGGCTTTGGCTCAACTCGCGCCGAAGCACGTCAGCTAGTCAGTCATCGTACTGTTATGGTAAAAAAAGCTGGCCGTGATGAGTTTGTTCGTGTGAACATTCCATCAATTCAGTTGCAAGATGGTGATGTCATCGCTATCCAAGAGAAGTCTCGCGAGCAATTACGTATTAAAAACGCAATTGAGCTGGCTACCCAACGTGGTATTCCAGAATGGCTAGATGTTGACCACAGCAAATTACAAGGCACGTTTAAACAAGCGCCTGATCGTATTGATCTACCTGCTGAAATCAACGAAAGCTTGATCGTTGAGCTATACTCTAAGTAA
- the rpsK gene encoding 30S ribosomal protein S11 produces MAKDTRSRKKVTRRSVSEGIAHIHASFNNTIVTITDRQGNALAWATSGGQGFRGSRKSTPFAAQVAAEVAGKAAQEYGVKNIDVLVKGPGPGRESAVRALGALGYKVNSISDVTPIPHNGCRAPKKRRV; encoded by the coding sequence ATGGCTAAAGACACTCGTAGTCGCAAGAAAGTGACTCGTCGTTCAGTATCGGAGGGCATTGCCCATATCCATGCGTCTTTTAATAACACCATTGTTACGATTACCGATCGTCAAGGTAATGCACTGGCTTGGGCCACTTCAGGTGGACAAGGCTTCCGTGGTTCACGTAAATCTACACCATTTGCAGCTCAGGTTGCAGCTGAAGTCGCTGGTAAAGCGGCTCAAGAATATGGTGTTAAGAATATCGACGTTTTGGTCAAAGGACCAGGACCGGGTCGTGAGTCTGCGGTAAGAGCACTAGGTGCATTGGGTTATAAAGTTAACAGCATCTCTGATGTAACCCCAATCCCACACAATGGTTGCCGTGCGCCGAAAAAGCGCCGCGTCTAA
- the rplX gene encoding 50S ribosomal protein L24, translated as MSKLRKGDTVIVIAGKDKGKQGTVQAVKNDRIKVEGINIVTKHQKPNQATGVEGGILKKEAFLHISNVAILNAQTQKADRITYQFGEDGKKQRVYRSNGEVVATA; from the coding sequence ATGTCAAAATTACGTAAAGGCGATACAGTTATCGTGATTGCTGGGAAAGACAAAGGCAAGCAAGGTACTGTACAAGCTGTAAAAAATGATCGTATTAAAGTTGAAGGCATTAATATTGTCACTAAACATCAGAAGCCAAATCAGGCAACTGGCGTTGAAGGTGGCATTCTTAAGAAAGAAGCTTTTCTACATATCTCAAATGTCGCAATATTAAATGCGCAAACCCAAAAAGCTGATCGTATTACTTATCAGTTCGGCGAAGACGGCAAGAAACAACGCGTCTATCGTTCGAACGGTGAAGTAGTGGCGACTGCGTAA
- the rpoA gene encoding DNA-directed RNA polymerase subunit alpha: MMLNATEFLTPNAINVDTVNETIAKVTLEPLERGFGHTLGNALRRILLSSLPGAAVIEAEIDGVDHEYSTLEGLQEDVLDLLLNLKGLAITLHDQNEVFLTLDKQGPGTITAADIALPHNVDIVNPELVLGTLSDRGHLKMRLRVVMGRGYEPANQRREDGDTKAIGRLKLDASFSPVLRVAYQVENARVEQRTDLDRLIIELETNGTIDPEEAIRKAATILQQQISIFVDLEAEEAPEPVKEKEEVDPVLLRPVDDLELTVRSANCLKAENIYYIGDLVQRSETELLKTPNLGKKSLTEIKDVLASKDLELGMRLDNWPPADLRVDDRFSYRSR; this comes from the coding sequence ATGATGCTAAATGCAACTGAGTTTCTAACGCCGAATGCCATTAATGTGGATACGGTTAATGAAACGATTGCGAAAGTCACGCTCGAACCGTTAGAACGCGGCTTTGGGCATACCCTTGGTAATGCCTTACGTCGCATCTTGTTATCTTCATTACCTGGTGCTGCAGTCATTGAAGCTGAGATTGATGGTGTTGACCATGAATACTCAACGCTTGAAGGGCTACAAGAAGATGTACTTGACTTGCTTTTGAATCTAAAAGGCTTGGCTATTACGCTTCATGACCAAAATGAAGTATTTTTGACCTTGGATAAACAAGGTCCAGGCACTATTACTGCTGCAGACATCGCGTTACCGCATAATGTAGACATCGTCAATCCAGAATTGGTGTTGGGTACATTGAGTGATCGTGGTCATCTTAAGATGCGTTTGCGTGTAGTAATGGGTCGTGGATATGAGCCAGCAAACCAGCGCCGTGAAGATGGTGATACTAAAGCAATCGGACGTTTAAAACTTGATGCAAGTTTTAGTCCTGTGCTTCGTGTTGCTTATCAGGTTGAGAACGCTCGTGTAGAGCAGCGTACTGATCTTGATCGTCTTATCATTGAGCTTGAAACTAATGGCACTATAGATCCAGAAGAAGCAATTCGTAAAGCAGCCACTATTTTACAACAACAGATTTCTATCTTTGTTGACCTAGAAGCTGAAGAAGCGCCTGAGCCTGTGAAAGAGAAAGAAGAGGTTGATCCGGTGCTATTACGCCCTGTGGACGATCTTGAACTAACGGTTCGCTCAGCCAACTGCTTGAAAGCTGAAAACATTTACTATATCGGTGATTTGGTACAACGTTCAGAGACTGAACTTCTAAAAACCCCAAATCTTGGTAAGAAATCATTAACGGAAATCAAAGACGTACTAGCGTCTAAAGATTTAGAGCTCGGTATGCGCCTAGATAACTGGCCACCAGCTGACCTTCGTGTTGATGATCGCTTTTCTTATCGTAGCCGTTAA